A region from the Triticum aestivum cultivar Chinese Spring chromosome 3D, IWGSC CS RefSeq v2.1, whole genome shotgun sequence genome encodes:
- the LOC123080303 gene encoding glycine-rich RNA-binding protein 2, mitochondrial — MALVNKLGNLLKKATSSNPTLYQAIRCMSSSKLFVGGLSFNTDEGSLRDAFSHYGEIIDAKIIVDRDTGRSRGFGFITYAAEEQASSAIMALDGKDLHGRNLRVSAATERTAGFRNGAGYGGGGGGFGGGGYGGGGYGGGGYGSNSGGGGDNFAAGNFGGASGFGGNPAGNHGAPAGSTGGDEFSLGTPGSTFESTKNDDVMDDLFKDDEPDKYASKNV; from the exons ATGGCCCTGGTTAATAAGCTTGGTAATCTGCTCAAGAAGGCCACCAGCTCGAACCCGACTCTCTATCAGGCGATAAGATGCATGTCATCCTCGAAGCTCTTCGTAGGAG GGCTTTCCTTTAACACAGACGAGGGCAGTCTGAGAGATGCTTTTTCCCATTATGGGGAAATTATTGATG CTAAGATTATCGTAGACCGCGACACTGGCAGGTCTAGAGGTTTTGGCTTTATAACTTATGCAGCAGAAGAACAGGCTTCATCTGCCATCATGGCCTTGGATGGAAAG GATCTACATGGACGCAACCTACGGGTTAGTGCTGCCACTGAGAGGACCGCTGGCTTCCGTAATGGTGCTGGttatggaggtggtggtggcggctttggaggaggaggatATGGCGGTGGTGGCTATGGAGGAGGTGGTTATGGTAGCAACAGTGGTGGTGGCGGCGACAACTTTGCTGCCGGCAACTTTGGTGGTGCCAGTGGCTTCGGTGGAAACCCAGCTGGAAACCATGGTGCTCCTGCAGGTTCCACCGGTGGTGATGAGTTCTCCCTCGGCACCCCTGGTTCCACCTTTGAAAGCACCAAGAATGACGATGTCATGGACGACCTCTTCAAGGATGATGAACCTGACAAGTACGCCAGCAAGAATGTCTAG
- the LOC123075264 gene encoding uncharacterized protein At4g15970, with protein sequence MGPVKEGSLKKLCSQHVVSFFLGAPLPMVVLFVLASDRVGEQLSGISGSWLGNSNGGTPGAAPAPLEHAVERFPGLAELLPKVCTEDRTVIITSVNEAWARPGSLLDLYLESFNNGEDTAHLLDHLLVVALDPAGFRRCVAVHPHCYLLEVTTVNLTSAARFMSRQYLELVWTKLELQQRVLELGYNFLFTDTDMLVLRNPFRRIPVYADMSVSSDDYSAARAHPLDNPLNTGLYYVKATSRGVRVLKYWRAARARFPGAHDQSVFHNIKRELVQKLGVAIEPLDTVYFGGFCEYHDDLASACTMHADCCVGVDNKVHDLKDVAADWKRYTRMAPEERKKAGGNVTWTVPARCRRSVNWSKPVHP encoded by the exons ATGGGGCCGGTGAAGGAGGGGAGCTTGAAGAAGCTGTGCAGCCAGCACGTGGTGTCGTTCTTCCTCGGGGCACCTCTGCCCATGGTCGTCCTCTTCGTCTTGGCCTCCGACCGGGTGGGCGAGCAGCTGTCCGGCATCTCCGGCAGCTGGCTGGGGAACAGCAACGGCGGAACTCCCGGGGCGGCGCCTGCACCGCTGGAACATGCG GTGGAGAGATTCCCGGGGCTCGCGGAGCTGCTGCCCAAGGTGTGCACGGAGGACCGGACGGTGATCATCACGTCGGTGAACGAGGCGTGGGCGCGGCCGGGCTCCCTCCTCGACCTCTACCTCGAGAGCTTCAACAACGGCGAGGACACCGCGCACCTCCTTGACCACCTCCTCGTCGTCGCCCTCGACCCCGCCGGCTTCCGCCGCTGCGTCGCCGTGCACCCGCACTGCTACCTCCTCGAGGTGACCACCGTGAACCTcacctccgccgcccggttcatgtccaggcaGTACCTCGAACTGGTCTGGACCAAGCTCGAGCTCCAGCAGCGCGTCCTCGAGCTCGGCTACAACTTCCTCTTCACC GACACCGACATGCTCGTGCTCCGGAACCCGTTCCGGCGGATCCCGGTGTACGCGGACATGAGCGTGTCCTCCGACGACTACTCGGCGGCGCGGGCGCACCCGCTGGACAACCCGCTCAACACGGGGCTCTACTACGTGAAGGCGACGAGCCGGGGCGTGCGCGTGCTCAAGTACtggcgggcggcgcgggcgaggtTCCCCGGCGCACACGACCAGTCGGTGTTCCACAACATCAAGCGCGAGCTCGTCCAGAAGCTGGGGGTCGCCATCGAGCCCCTGGACACGGTCTACTTCGGCGGGTTCTGCGAGTACCACGACGACCTCGCCAGCGCCTGCACCATGCACGCCGACTGCTGCGTCGGCGTGGACAACAAGGTGCACGACCTCAAGGACGTCGCCGCCGACTGGAAGAGGTACACGCGCATGGCgccggaggagaggaagaaggcggGCGGGAATGTGACATGGACGGTGCCCGCGCGGTGCCGGAGGTCCGTGAACTGGAGTAAGCCCGTGCACCCCTGA